The Guyparkeria halophila DNA window CTTCCTCCTGTGCGGCGAACTCGACCGTCCGGAGTCCACCGGGGTCGAGCGTGAACGCCTGCTGGATGAAGTGAAATCGATCATTCTCGCCCTGCTTCGCACCAACGAGGTGCGCACGACGCGTCCCGAGGTGTCCGACGAGATCCGTCTGGGCATGTACTACTTCCGCACCTCGATCTTCGCGGCCGTGCCCAAGGCCTACCGCTACCTCGAGCGGGCCGTCAATCTCAATTACAACGCCACCAACCCCGACCAGCCGGTCACGGTGCCCAGCCTGTTCAAGTTCGGCTCCTGGATCGGCGGTGACCGGGACGGCAACCCCTACGTCACCCACGACGTCACCATCCAGGCGGTCTGCCTGGCCTCCGAGACCATCCTCAAGGAGTACCTGGATCGCCTCGAGACACTCAAGCGCATCCTGACCCACTCGCTGCAACTGGTGCCGGAAATCGACTGCCAGCAGCTGCAATTGAAGGCCGATGCCGAGGCGCTCGGCATGCTGAAGGCCAACCAGCACAACGGCGAGTTCTTCCCCGAGGAACCCTATCGCCTGAAACTGCGCGCCATCCGCCAGCGGCTGCGTTACAACCTTGCCTACATTCACAGCGAACTCGATGGCAAGCCGACCGAGCTCGATCCGCGCGCCTACCAGAGCAAGGATGCCTTCCTCGACGACCTGTACCGCCTGCGCGATTCGCTGGTCGGCATTGGTGATCGGCTGCTGGCCGAGGGCGACCTGAAGGACCTGACCCGCCTGGCCGAAACCTTCGGCTGGCATCTCGTGCGCCTGGACATCCGTCAGGAATCCACCGAGCACACCGAGACCGTCACGCAGGTCCTCAAGCAGCTTGCCCCGGAAATCGATTACGCCAACCTGGCCGAGGACGACCGCACCCGCGTGCTGGGCGAACTGATCGAGGCCGGCAAGCACCGGGCCGAGGCGCTGGCCGCGGACGGGTTGAGCGAGAAGTCCCGCGAGGTGGTCAAGGTCCTCGAGGTCAAACGCCAGCTGATCGATCACATCAGCCGCGAATGCTTCGGTACCTACGTGATCTCGATGACCCACTCGGCCAGCCACGTCATGGAGGTGATGTATCTCGCCTCGCTGACCGGCCTGGTAGGCAAGACCGAAGACGGGGCCTGGTTCAGCGACATCCAGGTCTCGCCGCTGTTCGAGACCATCGAGGACCTCAAGCACATCGAGCACGTGCTGGGCACGCTGTTCGACAACCCGACCTACCGGGGTCTGGTGCGCGCCTCGGGCGAACTCCAGGAAGTCATGCTCGGCTACTCGGACTCCTGCAAGGACGGCGGCTCGCTCGCCTCGGTCTGGAGCCTTTACAACGCCCAGAAGCGCGTCATCCGCCTGACCCGCAGCCACGGCATCCAGTGCCGTCTTTTCCATGGTCGGGGCGGCACGGTCGCGCGCGGCGGCGGTCCGACCCACGAGTCGATCCTCTCGCTGCCACAGGGCACCGTCGAGGGCCAGATCAAGTTCACCGAACAGGGCGAGGTGCTGTCCTCGAAGTACAGCAACAACGAGACGGCCATCTACGAACTCACCATGGGCGCGACCGGCCTGATGAAGGCCTCGCAGCACCAGGTCGTCAACGAGCACCCCGTACCCGAGGAATACGAGCACGTGGTGGGCGACCTGGCGCGCTTCGGCGAAGAGGCCTATCGCGATCTGACCGACCACACGCCGTTCTTCTTCCACTACTTCCACGAGGCCACCCCGGTCCGCGAACTGGGGCTGCTGAACATCGGGTCGCGACCCACCTCGCGCAAGAAGGGCGATCTCTCCAAGGCATCGGTCCGCGCGATCCCCTGGGTGTTCGGCTGGTCGCAGTCACGCCACACCCTGCCGGCGTGGTATGGCATGGGCTCGGCGCTCAAGCGCTGGCGCGAGGAGAATCCGGGCCGCGAAGAGCTGCTTCACGACCTGTTCGACCAATGGCCGTTCTTCCACAGCATGCTGCGCAACACGCAGCTGTCGCTGACCAAGGGCGAGATGAACATCGCTCGGGAATACGCCGGCCTCGTCTCCGACCAGGAACAGGCTCAAACGGTCTACGAAAAGATTCGTGCGGAGTACGACTGCGCCGTCGAGCAGCTGCTGGAAGTGGCCCACGCCGACTCGTTGGTGGAAATCGACGAGTACATCGGCACGTCGATGATGCGACGCAACCCGTATCTGGACGTCCTCAACCACATCCAGATCACGCTGCTGTCACGCCATCGTGACGAAAGCGTGCCGGAAGGCGAGCGCGAGAAGTGGTTGCCACCGTTGCTGCGCAGCATCAACGCCATTGCCGCCGGGATGCGCAACACGGGGTGATCGACCACCGTTAGCAGCCCATCGAGGCCACCCCCGTGCGCGGGCGGTGGCCTTTTCTTTGGCTCCTCGCGCTTTATCGGGGGGCTTGCAGGCGGCGTCGGTCAAGCAAGACGATCGTGCCGCGCGAGCCGGACACGCATTTCTCGGGCGAGCTCGTCATCCAGGGCGGCGGCGGGCAAATGCCAACACCAGTTGCCCTCCCGAGTGCCAGGGACATTGATGCGCGCCTCCGACCCCAG harbors:
- the ppc gene encoding phosphoenolpyruvate carboxylase — translated: MTTSKDKDKALRARVRLFGNLLGEVLREQAGEAVFDTVESLRRGFIRLRKSYDPELYGELMDEIEALDADSLNLVVRAYGLYFNLVNIAEEDYSHQHRRRQIRRGLRLWRGSFYDTIRGFHREGMTSEQLQGLLDQLVYMPVFTAHPTEAKRRTVMDLQRRIFLLCGELDRPESTGVERERLLDEVKSIILALLRTNEVRTTRPEVSDEIRLGMYYFRTSIFAAVPKAYRYLERAVNLNYNATNPDQPVTVPSLFKFGSWIGGDRDGNPYVTHDVTIQAVCLASETILKEYLDRLETLKRILTHSLQLVPEIDCQQLQLKADAEALGMLKANQHNGEFFPEEPYRLKLRAIRQRLRYNLAYIHSELDGKPTELDPRAYQSKDAFLDDLYRLRDSLVGIGDRLLAEGDLKDLTRLAETFGWHLVRLDIRQESTEHTETVTQVLKQLAPEIDYANLAEDDRTRVLGELIEAGKHRAEALAADGLSEKSREVVKVLEVKRQLIDHISRECFGTYVISMTHSASHVMEVMYLASLTGLVGKTEDGAWFSDIQVSPLFETIEDLKHIEHVLGTLFDNPTYRGLVRASGELQEVMLGYSDSCKDGGSLASVWSLYNAQKRVIRLTRSHGIQCRLFHGRGGTVARGGGPTHESILSLPQGTVEGQIKFTEQGEVLSSKYSNNETAIYELTMGATGLMKASQHQVVNEHPVPEEYEHVVGDLARFGEEAYRDLTDHTPFFFHYFHEATPVRELGLLNIGSRPTSRKKGDLSKASVRAIPWVFGWSQSRHTLPAWYGMGSALKRWREENPGREELLHDLFDQWPFFHSMLRNTQLSLTKGEMNIAREYAGLVSDQEQAQTVYEKIRAEYDCAVEQLLEVAHADSLVEIDEYIGTSMMRRNPYLDVLNHIQITLLSRHRDESVPEGEREKWLPPLLRSINAIAAGMRNTG